The Pan paniscus chromosome 21, NHGRI_mPanPan1-v2.0_pri, whole genome shotgun sequence region cccaaggtcacagagctggcaAATAAATGTTGCAGGATTCCATCTTTTGTCTGTCCAAAATCCATGCTTCCTGGCCAAATCCTTCTGTGCcttgtagctattttttttttttttttcctgagatggggtttcgctctgtcacccaggctggagggcagtggcgcaatctcggctcactgcaagctctgcctcccgggttcacgccattctcctgcctcagcctcccgaatagctgggactacaggcgcccgccaccacgcctggctaattttttgtatttttagtagagacggggttttaccgtgttagccaggatggtctcgaactcctgaccccacgatccgcctgcctcggcctcccaaagtgctggtattacaggcgtgagctaccgcgcccggcccttgtAGCTTTTATTCTCTCCCTCAGTCTTATCTTTTCCAGCCACTATGTTCAGTGGTGGCTCTCACTTTCTAGAACCAGCTGAGTGTGTTATCTCAGGATCTCATTCTCACTTCATCTCTCCACCTGGGGACACTCTAAGGCAGGTTTCCTTCCACATTTTATAGCCGCAGCCCCACTGCCTTTTCAAATGGAGTTCCTTGAAAGTTTCAAATggattttgtgtttaaaaatatgtacactaAAGCTTAGAAATTAGAGTCAAGCCCTGTGCcaattttcttttatgttcagaaaaaaatcaattaaaaaaggGCAAGCCCCAAAGGATGGCCACAATcatgtttataaaaacatttctatATTGATCTATTTTGATGATCACctaactttctctctctcatcataGGTTTCTATtggtaatttcaacactttggggcCATTTTGCCAAAACAATGACTGATAGtctacagtcatcccttggtactTGTGGGGAATTCGTTCCAGAACCCCCTGAGGTcaccaaaatctgcagatacttaagtcccttatataaaatggcacagtattatgtgcatataatctacataaattatactttaaatcatctctagattacttataatgcctaatacaatgtactgctgtgtaaatagttgttcTACTatgttggtttttatttgtactatttttactgttatattattgtttttatttgttttttcccccaaatatttttgatattcaGCTGGTTGAATCTCAGATGCAGAACCTGCAGacatggagggccaactgtatttatTCAAGTAGGATTCACCTGTTGCAATGCATGCATACAAATTCTGCACACAGGGAACCCGGCGGAAGTCTACGTTAGAGCAGGTCCATTTAAAGAGAATTCCACTCACATTAGAAAATGCCCCTTTTATTTAGTCTCTCTGCACGATACTTTCTTTTTACATTATAAAATCACACAGGAGGAAAGGTTTTTGACAGGAAGCCAACAGAAGACAACTTGCCAAGCAAAACATTGAGGATCCATTGCCAGCATCTgcagataatttttttcagagaaagagGAGTCTTCCTAGGTGACGAATGAATATTTTGACTTGGCAATTAACACAATTATCCTGGAAGACATGCCTGCATGTGCCTCCCTATAATACCTTGCCTGTTGCCACTAAGTACAAaagccccctgccccaccccccaaaaattgttttaatggaCTAAAGACCAGGAAATTGAGCCAAATCTCCAAATAAGGCAGGTGTAATAATAATTCCTCCTAAGAAGAGGCCTGCGATCCTCTGTTTGTCTTTTAGTGTTGAAAAAAGGGCAGAACTTTTCCTCAAAGTCTTCAGTATGAAAATATTGGTCTTTAAACTCATCACCACTCATTCATACATTGAGCATCCTCCTGATATTTTAGGGGATCTTCTAAACTTAACTTTTTAACAATCAGCCCTTCTGAAAGAAGAGTTTACTAAGTTCATTGATTCTCTTTTGGCAAGCTTGCAATTCCTACATTTGGACAAATTAAACACAGTAAAGATTTCCTATATCAGCTCAGAGGACACTACCTGAAAATTCAGAAAGCTTTTCTTAaacttcaggaaaaaagaaatgagaggatgaaaggatgaaaggaagggaagaaggaagaaagaaagaaaaaaggagcaaagaaggaagaaagggttAAGAAGAGACAAAGTAAGAGGAAATAAATAATGTAGAATACATATTTCCAAAacggaaagaaaaaaacaattcaacTAACATATATTAATCTTTATTCTATAACAgacataaataattttatgaattcATATGACCTAtacaaaagacaaaataagatATTGCACTAAATTTAGATATGGGATATTTGAATTTAATATTAGctaaacagataaatatatacaatttaaagaGTTAAGGCAAAACCAGATGATACTTCAAATACAACAGAAGCCTTGAAAAATAGGTATAATTAGAAACAACAGCATCCCACCACCAGTTAATAAAGTGGTCATGTctacggaaaaaaaaaaaccttaggttTTTAATAAAGTGGTTATTATCAATCATTTTAATTAAAGTTGAGCAATAAAGTATAAGATTTCCCTCGGAGGGGAGCTGTTTTGCCAAGGCTCAGGGATTGAGCACTTAGATTTCGGGTAAGCAACTTTTTCCTTGTCAGATTTATGATCTATTCTTCTTCTTAGAAAATATAACTTGGAAAATATGACTCTTTCACATATACAATTAAAATACAACTatgaagcattcttttttttgagagaagtcaTGTCGATGATATCATAGTCAAGGTAAATTTGTGGGCAAGCCATTCATTACcttattttaagagaaaacataataccagttactgaaaaaaaaaatccaagtttttTACAAGAACCAAACAAACTAATtccaaaggaataaaaacaaatataatcaaTATATTAACACAGTATACAGTTCTTTGGCAGTATCACACTAACCGTTGATTGAAGTCAGAACTTTAGAGTTTTCTAATCCTTAGACCCGGTTGCCAGTCttttaaaactaaacaaataaaattccaCATCTGTAACTAATTCAGTAATCCCAGGAAATGAAATTCAGAATAAGTCTTGCAGACAGCTTTTGACTGTTACATTTAAGCATAGGTATTATCTGCTTAGAGTCCCAATCCAAATATACtgaaacagacacacacaaataatcTGTGAAATTTTGTATTGGTTCAGACAGGCTAGAATCCTTAGAATCCATATCCACCCATGAGAAACCAATAAAAGACATCAATCCAATGATGAAAAAATGATCTTCCAATAACTCAGGAGTGGGTCATCCCTCACCTGGATAAACATCATGGAGAAATTGAATCCTATAGGGGGAACACCAGAAAGCCAGAAAACGTGGAATACTGCCAGCCTCCAACCAAATTACCTTTCTCCAGTTTTAGGTAAACCTTATCCTCTTTATCTAGGTAGAGCAGGACACCATTCGTGGCAGCTTCACGAGTAACATCTTTGTCCCCCGCAAAGGCAGATATTACTGGTTTTCCATTTAACATCAAGTTAAcctagaagaagaaaaataataataattgaaaagtTCTCTTTAAAGTCAAAACATCTACTGGGGAGAATAAATAATGTCTAAGATGATAGACCCAGTAAAATACCTGATGTTCAGGAAATATATTCCCTTTCTTTCAAATTAGCCAATTGTGGGGGCCATACTTTGCATGTCTGctgaactgattttttaaattttttttttctgattggaaTTTCCTTAAATTCCTACAAAAGAATAACATCTATGGAGACCAACCTAGCCATGTGAAAACTAGCTTCCCTTCAGCACATAAATTAAGCTTACTGCTTTACTTAACTCTTCCACCCAACAATAATCTTTTGGAAATAAAGCGGGCTTGTGGCTTCCCAGGACATTCGTAAAAGAGACCCTCTGCCCACTGACATAAGAGACCCAGATACAACCCAATCCTACCAACATCCTTGCGAATTTTTGTGCAGCTGTAACATGCATACCACTGAAAATCAATTGAAATAATGaagtttgtgtatatatgtgtctgtatgtgtttatttctttttctattttccctgaTAGGAAACAAGCATCAAAAACAATCatcaggccaggcatagtggctcatgcctgtaattacaacactttgggagaccaaggcaggaggatcacttgaagctaggagttcaagaccagcctgggcaacatagcaggacctcatctctaaaacaaacaaaacaacaaatttaaaaattagcctggttgGTCACATGCACCTATAGTCGTAGCTTCTcaaaaggctggggcaggaggattgcttgaactcaggggtttgaggttgaagtgagctatggttgtgccactgcattccagcctgggtgaaagagtgagaccctatctcagagaaaaaccaaaaaataaaaaataataatcaccaCTATCACTGATTTTAGCAATTTTAGTGATTTTAGatttagattttagattttagagATTTCAGTGATAGATAATTAGAATCAACTCAAAACTGTATTAACTATTTTCTATTCTTCAATTTTGATTACACTGTGTCAAGCATTGCATACATTTCTAAATATTGGGGGTTGGGATAACTTTTCCATGGAAGTAAGtttgttttctagattttttttaggTTAAAAGTCATATGGAATAAATTAAATCTGAGGCTGatccatttatccatttactAGGACATGTAAAAGTATTAATAGATAAGTGTGTAATCTATCATTCATATTGACATAATGTATAACATAAATACTGAGCATAAGATAAAAGGTCATCTTAGAATTCCATGCACATGTATTTGTGTCATTTAGTATTAGCATACTGGAATATTGTTGGAACAAGCTCCACTGTTGCTTTTGAATGTAAGGTCAAGCCCATTGTCTTAGAAAgcagaacacaaaatatattaaCTGTGGAACTGCAGTTGGTAAGAATTCACTAGCATCAGAGTAACTGAGGATAAACACAAGCATACGCATACaacacctttttttaaaaatgtattttgaatagTTGCTCCTTCATAGACTTATTCTTACTGGTTAGCTGtatctcataattttaaaaaatagcaaatgtgttttatttatttagtatgcACTTGTAAAGCTCTACTAGTCTCACAAGTTTTTTTCTTACGAGTTCAAGTAATTTTTATACATGCATTAAATGAAAGCATGATTTAACAAAAAGTTTTGTGTCACTGAATTTTTACTAAaccatggattttttaaaaatgtttgattgTTATTAAGGTAATAACTTCAATTCTCTATTTCTCTATATGCTTTTTGTCACGTCTTAATGgatgttaaagagaaaaaaattagaaattaagtgttttaaaataaatgataaagatgGCTGTTTATTTCTATTGTGGAAACACAACTTTGGATAAGTACTTAAATATATAACACACTAAAGATAAGCACAGTTGGTTGAGAGTATGGATGGAAGAGGTCAAAACACACACCTGGATAGTTTGGCTCTGGTAGACTTTAATCACGTGAAAACTGAAACTGTAAATTCCTTTTCTTGGTGCTACAAAGACAGACTCCAATGTGAAAAAATTACCCACATTCACCAGgatctacaaataaaaataataaataacaataagttattatattttcttctgtaactaaaatgaattttcttcctctcactctcttcctctcctcttc contains the following coding sequences:
- the CBLN4 gene encoding cerebellin-4, which produces MGSGRRALSAVPAVLLVLTLPGLPVWAQNDTEPIVLEGKCLVVCDSNPATDSKGSSSSPLGISVRAANSKVAFSAVRSTNHEPSEMSNKTRIIYFDQILVNVGNFFTLESVFVAPRKGIYSFSFHVIKVYQSQTIQVNLMLNGKPVISAFAGDKDVTREAATNGVLLYLDKEDKVYLKLEKGNLVGGWQYSTFSGFLVFPL